GCGTGGACCACCGCTAAGGCAAAAAACCAAACCGAACGCGTGCGTTCACCCAACAACATGCCCACCGAGCACCGGCGCCAATCCCCCCCGCGTGCGATGCGAGATCAAAACCGAATCAGAAATCTCAAACGCAGCCACAGCTTCCTTCATCTGCCGCGTCTGCTGATGCAACGAAGAAGCCGCAGCCGCAGCCTCCTCCACGAGCGCCGCGTTCTGCTGCGTCATCTCATCCATCTGCACGACAGCCTGGTTAACCTGCTCGATACCCGTACTCTGCTCCAGCGATGAAGCGCTAATCTCAGCCATCATCTGCGTGACACGCGAAATCGACTCCGACACGTTGCGCATCGCCTCGCCCGCGCGCTCGACCAGCACCGACCCGCCCTGAATCTCCGCGACCGACTCGCTGATCAGTTCCTTGATCTCCTTGGCCGACTGCGCGCTGCGCTGCGCGAGACCGCGCACTTCGCCCGCGACAACTGCAAAGCCGCGTCCCTGCTCGCCCGCGCGCGCCGCCTCGACGGCCGCATTCAACGCGAGAATGTTGGTCTGGAACGCGATCCCGTCGATCACCGTGATGATCTCCGCAATACGGTCCGAGCTTTGCGCGATGCCGTGCATCTTCGCGACGACCTGATTGACGACTTCACTGCCATGCGAGGTCGCATCAAGCGCAGTCTCCGCGAGCGCATTCGCTTCGCGAGCGTGGTCGGCGTTCTGTCGCACGGTCGCCGTCAGCTCTTCCATGCTCGACGCCGTCTCTTCGAGCGACGCAGCCTGATTCTCCGTGCGCGCCGACAGATCGGCGTTGCCCGTGGCAATTTCGTCGGCACCGATATAGATCGAATCGGCGGCTTCGCGCACGGTCTTCACGGTGCGCGCGACGCTCGCCTGCATCACCGACAGGCCCGAGAACAACCGCCCGATTTCATTCGTGCCGCGCGCTTCGATCGGCTGGTTCAGGCGGCCTTGCGCGATGCGCTCGAAGTGCCGGCCCGCCTCTTCCAGCGGACCCACGACGCCGCGCCGCAGCGCCACGTAAACGCCACCCGTCCCCGCCAGCAGCAACGCGAGAATCACGAGGCCCACCGAGCGGAACAGCGTCTGACGTCCGTCGATCGAATCCATCGACGCGCGGCCCGTCGCGTCGCCGAATTGCGTGAAGTTGTGCAGCTCGGTCAGATACGCGTCCTGCATGCCTTGGGTCGGCTGATCGAGGAACGCCTGAATATTGCCCGCGTCGAGGTATTGCGCGAGTTCGCCGAGCGCGGTGTGAATCTTCTGGTACTTCTCGTTGAGCGCGGCGGCGCGCGCGTTGTTTTCGTCGTTGAGTTTGGGGGCGTTCATGAAGACCGTGAACGATCGGTCCGCGGCGGCGAGCTGCTCGCGCGCGTGCTGGACGATATCGGTCGGT
The Paraburkholderia terrae genome window above contains:
- a CDS encoding methyl-accepting chemotaxis protein; the protein is MFSKIKVASGLLCVLAAFCIFQLVTEGLGFWSMTRTHDDVNDLANVALHQVDAVNETTQHLMDARINLSRAGTRMVRGGAEPTDIVQHAREQLAAADRSFTVFMNAPKLNDENNARAAALNEKYQKIHTALGELAQYLDAGNIQAFLDQPTQGMQDAYLTELHNFTQFGDATGRASMDSIDGRQTLFRSVGLVILALLLAGTGGVYVALRRGVVGPLEEAGRHFERIAQGRLNQPIEARGTNEIGRLFSGLSVMQASVARTVKTVREAADSIYIGADEIATGNADLSARTENQAASLEETASSMEELTATVRQNADHAREANALAETALDATSHGSEVVNQVVAKMHGIAQSSDRIAEIITVIDGIAFQTNILALNAAVEAARAGEQGRGFAVVAGEVRGLAQRSAQSAKEIKELISESVAEIQGGSVLVERAGEAMRNVSESISRVTQMMAEISASSLEQSTGIEQVNQAVVQMDEMTQQNAALVEEAAAAASSLHQQTRQMKEAVAAFEISDSVLISHRTRGGLAPVLGGHVVG